In Tribolium castaneum strain GA2 chromosome 8, icTriCast1.1, whole genome shotgun sequence, the genomic window AAATAGGATATAACAGGCTGTTCCAAAGATCCGAAAAAGCTCCATAActtgattattattaaacactttttctttttttagactATAGCTGTGCTTTTGCTGcatgtttataaaatattgcggtgtatatacaggatgttacaatatttaaaaaaacacttcaaaTGAAACAtcctaaattttattgcatttttggacgtagcttttaatactgatgattttaatctaaatttgTATTAGTCGATGCTGCGtagttttttgaataacttgatttttctgacaaaaacatgttttttttaaatcattacataaaaactgaaaatatcggAAAAGTGAAGTAAGTAATTTAGTCACCtctaaatgttagaaaagCAATAACTTTTTCTTCCTAAGTCATAGATACTAGTCCTCTgcctcacctaaaattattttaaaatctacAGACTGTTTCGGAAAtgagctacaatacaaacttacgtttttttttaataaaacaccctacattttttgcattgttAGGTGtactttaaaaactaataattttgatctaaatttttattagttgattttgtttagtttctgaaatgttttatttttttaacaaaaacaagctttttttaaaaatgtgtaacTCAGAAACTAAGACTCGGACTTTTACTACTTTAAGAAGAAGAGTTCAAATTTGTATCAATTCATTGGTGCATTATAATGAAAAAcgtaaataatttaagaagttttttaaaagttgaataacttggaAAAGTTGTATAGAACTccctgtttttgtttttgcttctcaaagattattaaatagtctatttaaagatttaaaaatttcaaataactaaagttaataattaaaaagatatttaagTTTAGAATTTAATTCCAGCAACAATGCAGATTGTTGTTGAACATTGTCGTTACCATAGTAAAACATACCATAACCATAGCAACTCCACCGTAAATCATTTGATGAAGTTTATAcggagatttaaaaatttgatataaatattaaaattttaattatttcactgTAAAAAGTGACGTATAATGGCGTAAAGGtaatattaaagttattattaactaaaaatttcacttttcgacTACTAAAACAAtactcaatattttttaatgattttattaatatttaaagttaaatatcttttaagttaagttttaagtttcatttaaaatttttaagttatttaacttttaacaaaactcttaatttttttatttccttaatcaaaataagttaaaaaaatacagtctTAATGTTTGAACACTCTAAAGTGGTGAAAATCCCACTTTTCTAGAagtcttagtttttgagtaataaatttttaaaatgagcgtgttttcgttaaaaaaattaaaatacaaaatcacTACTTTTAaaacctacataaaaaatgtaaaaagtaTAGGCTGttcaattaagaaaaaatgtaagtttgtattttagtttatttcagaaatagcctgtatattttaaaatatttttgagttaaGCATGGGgttgataaatttattatttttccaataagTATTTAGAAGTGAATAATAGACTTTACCTACCcgttgagacaccctgtaattaatctaaactaaactaacgaagaattttgaaaagataCAAAATAGCTCCTAAAatagaatttcaaaatgtagaaatgttaatgtttttttagtagagtctgaaaaataattattgtaaggGAACATCTGCAAACAAATCGAAAATGTATTAAcacctaatcattttcattacgtttcgttGCAAACAAAtatcgctattttttttaaattcatttatcttaGACGATAAAGTATAGATACAGAACAAAGGTTAGGATGAGCTGTCaatgctaacagctgttttctatcacataccactaaacaagCTTGCACAAaccagcaaaataatggtgttacaataatacggcgaaactaaatctcagagaaaaagacgattagaataagtaaagactaaaaagcaataaataaaaaataaaaaatgttttttagaaaaaagcttttatttaaaagatgcaccaaaaagtaaaaaataatgtttttctatcagtggagaatatttttgcttacaaatttataaaagctttgggaacggtCATAACTCATAAGTCAAAACAAtacggcattacagaattactttcttaaattgagcactgttctcaaaacttttataaattttaaaagtctTAAGTTGTAAGCAAACATATTCTTCTccgatagaaaaacattattttttattttttagtgcatctttcaaatattttttttaatttatttatatttatatttttgatttattttttatttgttgtgtaTACGCAATTAATAATCAGTCAATTTGTTTGTAGAATTTTAGTGATTTTCCCCAACCTCGTTTGACAACATGTATTTCCATagctaaaaattgtttttgtgcTAAAGTGTCACAATGGCAGAAAAGCACTTCCGACTGACCCACAAGTGCAACTTGCAACAAGACAAGTGGAAATACATCGTAGATATTTCGCCCCACGCCACTTGGTACGAAAAGTGTTGGTTCAAGTTCCGCGAATTTTGCACAGTGTACAAAAGCGCCGAAAGTAGCACCAGATTTCGGAGCAACCGCTCACTGTTGAAAGAGAAACTCAGACATTTAAAAGGGAAGCAGTACCGCTTTGTTATCCACCCGTTCAGTCGCTTCGTCAAGTGTGAAGAACTGATAATGCTAGTGGTGTGGTTCATCATATTTTTATTCGACCCGTTCTTGGGCAGCTTCTTCGTCAAGAAGTACGTGGGGGAGGAGAACAGCACCTCGCTCGTGTTCTACATTTTCTGGTGGGTTGTCAACATTCTGGTGGCCGTGGACACGTTCGTGCGCTTCTTCACGGGCTACATGTTCTACAAGACGGAGGAAATCGTCCTGGAGATGGGGAAAATCTTCAAGAATTACATCAGGACTTACTTTTTCATCGACGCTATTCCTCTAATCACCTCACTGATACTTCAAGtcaacatgaaaaaaataccagTTAGAACACAAGTGTTGGTCATTCAGATCAAGATGTTGCGTCTGTTCCGGCTGCCGTCCCTCATTTATAATTTGCGACTGCTCTTGAAAATTCTGAATGTGAAAGACACTGTTTGCACTTTTGTGTACATTGGACTTATTGCAGTTTTGTTGTTGCATTGGTGGACTTGTTTGGTGGCTTTAATTCCGATCACGCGTCAGTTGTACAACTTACCTGCAACTTCGTGGGTTCAAGGTTACAGGGAGGAActcgaatttttgaaaatctttgaTTCGAAAATCAAAAACCAGAGTTACGTCAGTGACTATCTCACACACATGCAGATGGTCTTGTGTCATTTTTACGGCGCTGGGAAGGGGGCTTACGCCGTCAACGACCCTTTCGAACGCATCATTTTCTCCCTAATCCTCATCTCAGGTCTAGTATTCAGTATCTTGACTTTGGCAAATGTGCTTCAAACTTTCGGCACTGTCAACATATCGGAGGCAAAGTTCGAAGAGTTTCACTACCAAACCCAGGAATACATGACCAAGAGCCGGTTCTCACACAAGTTGAGACGGAGAGTCAACAAGTACTTGGATTACAAGTACGCTAAGAGGTTCTTCCACGAAGACAAGATTCTGAACACGCTGTCCGAGCACCTTCGGATGGAAGTTCTTCTTTACAGTTGTAAAAATCTGGTCGAACACGTGCAGATTTTCAGAGGGTTGTCGCGTAGTGCGGTTGGGTGTATTTTGGCCCTTTTGAAGCAGGAGATTTATTTGCCGAAAGATACGGTCATGTCGACGGACAAAGACGGGGGGAAGTTGTTTTTCGTCCTTTACGGCACGTGTCTGGTTAATATGTTGGGGGGGCAGGAGTTTGGGCACATTGAAGATGGGCACCAGGTTGGCGAgataagtttttttgaaagtttgcCCAACGTACGAGTGATCTATAAGGTGGTGGCGGCGGAAACGTCCGAAGTTTATTGTTTGGAGGAGAAGGATTTGCATTATTGTTGCTTGAGGTATCCGGAAATTATCCTCAAGCTGCAGACTATAATGGACCAGGACCAGACAAGGTTGTTCCAACAAATTAGTTTAGTGGAACCGACTTATTCGGATGTGGACGTTGCGGATATTTTGACCGAGTTGAGGGAGGGACGAATTATCTCACGGGGGAGGAAAAGGAACGAATGAGGTTCCATCtcatcaacaattttttatttaatgtagcAAATAAAAACGCGCCACGATTAATTTGTTCTATTATTAGGTCTATTTTCACTCTTATGtacttgttttaaaaaaaggacAATCCTTTGACATCCAGCCCCTGTCATaaaattacttggaaaaaaagtagaaatgTTGAACTTTGCATTTGcaacaaactgaaaaaaactgacgACTGGGAAACATtacgattaaaaaaatgtaaagaataagtttgtggaaaattaaatttttttaataaaagtgtaagGGACAAAGTtgtcgaaaattaaattttctataaaaaaatttgcaacgccatatttctatcttcaacgctttaggtataaattaccTCTACACTACttcaccggcaaaatgaagcaaattcgTCGCTTGAGCGACTTTGGGGCCGTAATGATTGAAGATAAGAATATGGTTTtgcagacttttttgtaggaaatttaattctctacaactctcttcctaacattttttttgcatctgtaaccgtatttacagcgttttgaaaaatatagggCAGAgagcaaattggtaaaaacttacaatttttaaaaatattgtttacgataaaatttctgcattatgtttatgtcttactattgaaaatttaatgttttatctgcttgtattttttcgtttggtacgtgttaaccgttatacaaatacaactggttttcaaattaattgctctgaaaacttggaCGGTAATAGATCCGCGTTCTCTGGCGGCATTAAAGGCCCTGTTAGGTCAAAGTACATGTTCATCTCAAAAAAAGTccaattttttctaagaatTTTAGCGAAAACCGcacatttttacaattacaaaTAAGCTAGTAATTGAATAGAAACGTAAAGGTGATGACGTCACTCCTGCCGAGCGACGGACTGCATTGTGGCAGTGTATAAACGCTTATTATGACCGAGGTTTGTGGTCGTTTTTAACCGAAGAAAATCCTAGTAATCCACGGGACaatgtgtaataaattaatcaattaatcaattatttaaatatagttAATCATTGTATTAGTTATTTACTTGTTatcgtataaaaaataaatatcttcGACAAGCCATCTCAAAACATAGTTTTGTTGTAAAGCActgtaacttgaaaatttgaactggcatttttagtttttgaactattagaaaaaaacggaaatttgtaatttccgtttttattttttcaagcgaaaacTAAATGCAACGTTTCGATACTTTGAGCAAATATCACAAAATACTATATTTGCTAgtttctaatttattatttgtctgatataaaataaatcttaatgacgactaaaatttgcCGAATAACAAACATGGATTCTTATTTCAGTTAGATTAAATTGTCATTGTGAATTAATAAGTAACCATTAGACCGCGAGATCATTTTGCTATCAAttgcctaaaaaaattaaatcaaatcaattattatttttaaaatttcattgctataaattaTAATCCAATTGTATTTCAGATTTCAAATCAAGACGTCGACGTTTCGACACTTTaagaactcaaaaaaaattttggtttgtttgcaaatttaatttattacttgcaaatgcaaataagtttaaaagtcggtttaattgcaatcaaaatttaattcgatgttaacttaatatttattaacgcattttaaatggcaacttaaacACTTAAATGGcaaccggtttatagaaagctaaattaaagtaaattgcgttgttaaaaattaacaagcgAATGGATTAACCAAGTTGTTTCAATCTGATCACGTGcatttaattgtaaattaaattaatgacgcttctataaaccggtccttaagGTCGAATAAGTCTAATTCggaattaagttttaattaacgTTCTATTATAACAAACAAACAGCAATAATTATTTCGTTGTATTATGTAGAATACTCTTTccacttaataaattatttaagttcTTAAATTGTTACTGTATTTTGTATCTTTTAATTGAATTAccacaaattttttgtaaataaaaaattatacagactgatccagaaatactgagtttGTTGGCAatacatttgaaagtatttgtgctcgtaatttgcCACATTGCAACCAAATTCGCattttcttgacaattatttgacgtacaacccaacaagaatgttaaattgttgttaactaaAAGCGTACTCTattggtatccttaaaaatttaagcccagtgttgccaacagattcagtatttctggatcagtctgtacttGCCTTAGGGCCACTTTTTTGCTTTGAGATTTTCGTACGCAATCgtatcttaatttattattacataccaagtttttttatttttagaaataatcaattattatttttcaacaaaacctTTTACTTCAAGAACCTTCAATTTTGTTCATTAATTCGCAAAGATAATttgaagtaaattaaaaagaatttGTTATTCGGCACATTGCCTCAgccaataataaattaaaattgcaaacaaatcagcaaatttattttattcttcgacattgtcaaaattttcaatttttcttactttacaaaattttagattatttttcacaaatttaaagcaattttaggCCTTGTTGAATCTGATTGGaggaataaaatgttgtattcaactcgtttttgtgtaaatcggttcatttatttcacctagTTATCACTCGATGTTcaaaaatccactcgtgaattaaaacgtccgatttacactcataTTCGtagaataaataactattataacCGTTTATCAAAGAGTTAAACGATTATGTCGTGGCAAACTTgaaattctttaatttcatATTTGTCCGAACCACCCAGTTCCAATAAGAAACATTTCAAAAGACGTTAAATGAAATGTATGACTCAAACCTAGTTTATGGATGTCAATAGACAcgtcattttctttttgagCGACTGTACCATTTTGGAGC contains:
- the LOC658805 gene encoding potassium voltage-gated channel subfamily H member 2, with product MAEKHFRLTHKCNLQQDKWKYIVDISPHATWYEKCWFKFREFCTVYKSAESSTRFRSNRSLLKEKLRHLKGKQYRFVIHPFSRFVKCEELIMLVVWFIIFLFDPFLGSFFVKKYVGEENSTSLVFYIFWWVVNILVAVDTFVRFFTGYMFYKTEEIVLEMGKIFKNYIRTYFFIDAIPLITSLILQVNMKKIPVRTQVLVIQIKMLRLFRLPSLIYNLRLLLKILNVKDTVCTFVYIGLIAVLLLHWWTCLVALIPITRQLYNLPATSWVQGYREELEFLKIFDSKIKNQSYVSDYLTHMQMVLCHFYGAGKGAYAVNDPFERIIFSLILISGLVFSILTLANVLQTFGTVNISEAKFEEFHYQTQEYMTKSRFSHKLRRRVNKYLDYKYAKRFFHEDKILNTLSEHLRMEVLLYSCKNLVEHVQIFRGLSRSAVGCILALLKQEIYLPKDTVMSTDKDGGKLFFVLYGTCLVNMLGGQEFGHIEDGHQVGEISFFESLPNVRVIYKVVAAETSEVYCLEEKDLHYCCLRYPEIILKLQTIMDQDQTRLFQQISLVEPTYSDVDVADILTELREGRIISRGRKRNE